A portion of the Flavobacteriales bacterium genome contains these proteins:
- a CDS encoding DUF389 domain-containing protein produces MSDETEEKVVHGPRRLFLMLLAYARRVIDITEGTDAENTTAGIKRDIDFKGHNVWILVFSIYIASIGLNTNSGAVIIGAMLISPLMGPILGVGLSLGTNDVPTLRRSLRSFATMTIIAVLTSTSYFFLTPLSDAQSELLARTNPTLLDVFVAFFGGLAGIMAGSRKEKTNVIPGVAIATALMPPLCTAGFGLATGQFHYFFGAFYLFILNSIFICLATVIVVRYLRFPMVEILDPVKERRARRLILVFSVLIILPSLWIFYNVVQESLFYRRANMFISEVVKYDENLVTDRMLEYSGERQEIVVVFEGGKSVPPEIKEQWVARLPEYGLEDAQLKVVQSARFDPAVYQNVLNDFRAETFSDLYYKNQEALAERERRISELVMQISGLARDTLPFKAIGRELKAQYEDLERFSFGQAYGTDFTRTDTLCVVLVHWKTGLKSRDMSEMEEQMSRWLKVRLREDSVAVIRN; encoded by the coding sequence ATGTCTGATGAAACGGAAGAAAAGGTAGTACATGGTCCACGGAGATTGTTCCTCATGCTTTTGGCATATGCTCGACGGGTGATCGACATCACCGAAGGCACGGATGCAGAGAACACCACTGCGGGTATTAAACGCGATATCGACTTTAAGGGCCACAATGTTTGGATCCTTGTTTTCTCTATTTACATCGCCTCTATAGGACTCAACACCAACTCCGGTGCAGTGATCATCGGAGCCATGTTGATAAGCCCGCTCATGGGACCCATTTTGGGTGTAGGCTTATCGCTGGGCACCAACGATGTTCCAACGCTAAGAAGGTCCCTGAGGTCCTTTGCGACCATGACCATCATTGCGGTACTTACCTCCACGAGTTACTTTTTTTTAACGCCATTGAGTGATGCTCAATCGGAATTATTGGCTCGCACCAATCCCACCCTGCTCGATGTGTTCGTAGCTTTCTTTGGCGGGTTGGCCGGGATCATGGCCGGTTCGAGAAAAGAGAAAACAAACGTAATTCCGGGGGTGGCCATTGCCACGGCTTTGATGCCTCCTTTATGTACGGCCGGATTTGGACTCGCTACCGGGCAGTTTCACTATTTCTTCGGCGCGTTCTACCTCTTCATTTTGAATTCCATATTCATTTGTTTGGCTACGGTGATTGTAGTGCGCTACTTGCGCTTTCCGATGGTGGAGATCCTCGACCCGGTAAAGGAGCGCAGAGCGCGAAGGCTGATCCTCGTATTTAGCGTACTCATTATTCTCCCTTCACTGTGGATCTTTTACAATGTAGTGCAAGAATCGCTCTTCTACCGACGCGCCAATATGTTCATAAGCGAGGTGGTCAAGTACGACGAAAACCTGGTTACGGATCGCATGCTGGAATACTCGGGTGAACGACAAGAGATCGTAGTAGTGTTTGAAGGCGGAAAGAGTGTTCCGCCCGAGATCAAAGAACAATGGGTAGCGCGATTACCGGAATACGGCCTCGAAGATGCTCAGCTCAAGGTGGTGCAATCGGCCCGATTCGACCCGGCGGTCTATCAAAATGTACTTAATGATTTTAGGGCCGAGACTTTTTCCGATCTCTATTACAAAAATCAGGAAGCCCTGGCCGAACGCGAACGAAGAATCAGCGAGTTGGTGATGCAGATATCCGGATTGGCACGGGACACCCTTCCTTTTAAAGCGATCGGACGCGAACTTAAAGCGCAGTATGAAGATTTAGAGCGCTTTAGTTTTGGACAGGCCTATGGAACGGACTTTACCCGGACCGACACGTTATGCGTGGTCTTGGTACATTGGAAGACAGGCCTAAAAAGTCGTGATATGTCCGAAATGGAAGAGCAAATGTCGCGCTGGCTCAAAGTTCGTTTACGTGAAGACAGTGTAGCGGTGATCCGCAACTGA
- a CDS encoding SprT-like domain-containing protein: MGWELRIPPQAETYISELLAPYRVDVHVARARRTKTGDFRPDRHVHRISVNGNLNPYHFLWVLVHEIAHLHVHERYRKRVAPHGAEWKTTFRDIMWPLTEADWVPAELRRVWQRHLRNPKATTFSDHELIEAFRVYDDESEQVKTVSMLDEGVEFTLSNGRRFRRGEKQRSRYKCQEISSGRWYLVQGLAPIVNRFS, translated from the coding sequence ATGGGGTGGGAGTTGCGAATCCCGCCGCAGGCGGAAACCTACATTTCCGAGTTGCTTGCACCCTATCGGGTGGATGTGCATGTTGCGCGGGCAAGGCGTACCAAAACGGGTGACTTTAGACCCGATCGGCACGTACATCGGATCAGCGTGAACGGCAATTTGAACCCCTACCACTTCCTTTGGGTCCTGGTGCACGAGATCGCGCATTTGCACGTTCACGAAAGGTATCGCAAGCGGGTTGCACCTCACGGGGCCGAATGGAAAACGACCTTTAGGGACATCATGTGGCCTCTGACCGAGGCAGACTGGGTGCCCGCTGAATTGCGTAGGGTGTGGCAACGACACCTGCGCAACCCTAAAGCAACGACCTTCAGCGACCACGAACTCATCGAGGCCTTCAGGGTTTATGACGATGAAAGTGAGCAGGTAAAGACCGTATCGATGTTGGACGAAGGGGTTGAATTTACCTTGAGCAACGGACGTCGATTTCGCCGGGGCGAAAAGCAGCGATCGAGGTATAAATGTCAGGAAATCAGTAGTGGTAGGTGGTATTTAGTTCAAGGGCTGGCTCCCATCGTGAATCGATTTTCTTAG
- the feoB gene encoding ferrous iron transport protein B produces the protein MASNHKKIALIGNPNSGKSTLFNALTGLNQHVGNFPGVTVDKKTGSLSLRDDAGVKEKFEIIDLPGTYSLYPKSVDELVTFEVLCDPENPDYPDQVIVVADSTNMPRCLFLATQVIELNLPTVLALNMADLAEKDGLQFNIEQLEKELGVPVVLLNARKKFDVRQLRDLIAHPPERANKDFIHVRDFSPELLERVREAVKVNSDYAAFQVACNHKFISYFKNHPDRSEHIQELVKEHEFRPYRFQADESKKRYELIPGIIARNVRQAKSPREHLTDKIDNVITHKVWGYVIFLSILFVMFQAVFSWATFPMEWIEYVFTGLTEYLAEALPPGILTGLLLDGVLAGLSGVVVFVPQIAFLFFFIALLEDTGYMSRVSFMMDKLMRRFGLNGRSVIPLVGGFACAIPAIMATRSISGWKQRLITILITPLMSCSARLPVYTLLISLVIPSEARWGIFNVQGLILMGLYLLGFVAAIVVAFLLNLWLNEADRSFFVMELPGYKWPDWKTIGYTLLEKVRIFLFNAGKIIVAISIVLWFLSSYGPGDRMQKIEEKYDSIELVEGGLSADLAAAKGSEKLEASYAGIVGKTIEPVIRLLGYDWKIGIALITSFAAREVFVGTMATIYSVGDPDNETSIREKMQSEVDQISGKKQYGLPTGVSLMVFYAFALQCMSTVAVVRRETNSWKWPLAQFLFMGAMAYIASLITYQLLA, from the coding sequence TTGGCCTCCAACCACAAGAAAATCGCCCTCATCGGAAATCCGAACAGCGGTAAAAGCACCCTGTTCAACGCGCTCACCGGGCTCAACCAGCACGTGGGTAATTTTCCGGGAGTAACCGTAGACAAAAAAACGGGCTCTCTGTCCCTACGGGACGATGCAGGTGTCAAAGAAAAATTCGAGATCATCGATCTGCCTGGGACCTATAGTCTATATCCCAAGTCGGTGGATGAACTGGTGACCTTTGAGGTGCTTTGTGACCCCGAGAATCCGGATTATCCCGATCAGGTGATCGTGGTGGCCGACAGCACAAACATGCCTAGGTGCCTCTTCTTGGCCACTCAGGTCATAGAGCTCAACTTACCCACCGTGCTGGCGCTCAACATGGCGGACCTAGCCGAAAAAGATGGGCTGCAATTCAACATCGAACAGCTGGAAAAAGAACTCGGAGTACCGGTGGTGTTACTAAACGCCAGAAAGAAATTCGATGTACGCCAGCTGCGCGACCTCATTGCACATCCGCCCGAAAGGGCGAACAAAGACTTCATTCACGTGCGCGATTTCTCGCCCGAATTGCTCGAGCGAGTGCGTGAAGCCGTGAAGGTGAACAGCGACTATGCGGCTTTTCAGGTCGCGTGTAACCACAAGTTCATCAGCTACTTCAAGAACCACCCGGATCGCAGTGAGCACATACAGGAGTTAGTAAAGGAACACGAGTTTAGGCCCTACCGCTTTCAGGCCGATGAAAGCAAGAAGCGATACGAACTCATTCCGGGGATCATCGCCCGAAATGTGCGTCAGGCCAAGAGTCCGCGCGAGCACCTCACTGACAAGATCGATAACGTCATCACCCACAAGGTCTGGGGATATGTGATCTTCTTATCGATCTTGTTCGTGATGTTTCAGGCGGTATTTAGCTGGGCCACTTTCCCCATGGAATGGATCGAATACGTGTTCACCGGACTTACCGAGTATTTGGCCGAAGCACTTCCGCCCGGGATCCTGACCGGACTTCTTCTCGATGGGGTCTTGGCGGGTCTCAGCGGCGTTGTGGTCTTTGTGCCGCAGATCGCCTTCCTGTTCTTCTTTATCGCTTTGCTCGAAGACACGGGCTATATGTCGCGGGTGAGCTTTATGATGGACAAACTCATGCGGCGATTCGGACTCAATGGCCGTAGTGTGATTCCGCTCGTGGGCGGATTCGCCTGTGCGATTCCGGCCATCATGGCCACCCGGAGCATCAGCGGCTGGAAACAGCGCCTCATTACCATTCTTATTACACCGCTCATGAGCTGCAGTGCCCGCTTGCCGGTGTACACGCTTCTGATCTCACTCGTGATCCCGTCCGAGGCCCGTTGGGGTATATTCAATGTCCAAGGGCTCATCCTCATGGGCCTGTACCTTCTCGGGTTCGTTGCAGCGATAGTAGTAGCATTCTTGCTCAACCTCTGGCTCAACGAGGCCGACCGCAGCTTTTTCGTAATGGAACTCCCCGGGTACAAGTGGCCCGATTGGAAAACCATAGGCTACACGCTGCTCGAAAAGGTGCGCATCTTCTTGTTCAACGCCGGAAAGATCATCGTTGCGATTTCGATCGTATTGTGGTTCCTGTCGAGCTACGGACCCGGTGACCGCATGCAAAAGATCGAGGAGAAATACGACTCCATCGAACTAGTCGAAGGCGGGCTTTCAGCCGATCTGGCGGCAGCCAAAGGGAGCGAAAAGCTCGAGGCTTCCTATGCCGGAATCGTCGGAAAAACAATTGAACCGGTCATTCGACTGCTCGGCTACGACTGGAAGATCGGTATTGCCCTCATCACCAGTTTTGCTGCACGAGAGGTCTTCGTAGGAACCATGGCCACCATCTACAGCGTTGGCGATCCCGATAACGAAACCAGTATTCGTGAAAAAATGCAATCGGAGGTCGATCAGATCTCGGGTAAGAAACAATACGGGCTACCTACGGGCGTATCGCTCATGGTGTTCTACGCCTTTGCATTACAGTGCATGAGCACCGTGGCGGTCGTTCGCCGCGAAACCAATAGTTGGAAATGGCCCCTCGCACAATTCCTGTTCATGGGCGCCATGGCCTACATCGCCAGTTTGATCACCTATCAATTACTGGCGTAA
- a CDS encoding mannose-1-phosphate guanylyltransferase yields the protein MAGGIGSRFWPMSRTNYPKQFLDILGTGQTLIQQTYERMLRFTPKGQVFIVTNAQYKDLVKKQLPEIGGDQILLEPARRNTAPCVAYAAYKIQGLDPDANIVVAPSDHLILKEDEFVRVIDLAVETAANNDVLLTLGIRPSRPDTGYGYIQYKEGQSLDIEEVSKVKTFTEKPDLELAKKFLESGDFLWNSGIFIWSAKSIIKAFDDHLLEVGQLFQEGADLLNTEKESEFIGRIYPSCKNISIDYGIMEKARNVYTVPAEFGWSDLGTWGSLYTHVEHDGNGNAVVGGKNVMMYDSKRNLVSTSGDKLVVIQGLEDFIVVNTNNALLICKKDDEQMIKQFVAEAKIEKGDKYV from the coding sequence ATGGCTGGCGGTATCGGCAGTCGATTTTGGCCAATGAGCCGCACAAACTATCCAAAACAATTTCTCGACATACTGGGCACAGGTCAAACGCTGATCCAACAGACCTACGAGCGCATGCTGCGCTTTACGCCAAAGGGTCAGGTTTTCATCGTGACCAACGCGCAGTACAAGGACTTGGTGAAGAAGCAATTGCCCGAGATAGGTGGCGATCAGATCCTGCTTGAACCGGCGCGCCGAAATACAGCTCCATGCGTGGCCTACGCGGCGTACAAGATCCAAGGGCTCGATCCGGATGCTAACATCGTGGTAGCTCCATCGGATCACCTTATCCTTAAAGAAGATGAGTTCGTTCGGGTGATCGATTTGGCCGTGGAGACCGCAGCGAATAACGACGTGCTCCTGACCTTGGGAATTCGCCCTAGCCGACCCGATACCGGATACGGTTACATACAGTACAAGGAGGGGCAATCGCTCGATATTGAAGAGGTGAGCAAAGTGAAGACGTTCACTGAGAAGCCCGATCTCGAATTGGCTAAAAAGTTCCTGGAAAGTGGCGACTTCCTCTGGAACAGCGGTATCTTCATATGGAGCGCTAAGAGCATCATCAAGGCCTTCGACGACCACCTTCTGGAGGTTGGTCAACTGTTTCAAGAAGGAGCAGACCTTTTGAATACCGAGAAAGAATCGGAATTCATAGGACGCATTTACCCATCGTGCAAGAACATCTCCATTGACTACGGTATCATGGAAAAGGCAAGGAACGTGTATACGGTTCCGGCCGAGTTCGGATGGTCGGACCTCGGGACTTGGGGGTCGCTTTACACGCATGTCGAGCACGACGGAAACGGAAATGCCGTGGTCGGCGGAAAAAACGTGATGATGTACGATAGCAAGCGCAATTTGGTAAGTACTTCGGGCGACAAGCTCGTCGTGATCCAGGGCTTGGAGGACTTTATCGTGGTAAATACGAATAATGCGCTCCTCATCTGTAAAAAGGACGACGAGCAAATGATCAAGCAGTTCGTCGCCGAAGCCAAGATCGAAAAGGGCGATAAATACGTTTGA